A genome region from Triticum aestivum cultivar Chinese Spring chromosome 2B, IWGSC CS RefSeq v2.1, whole genome shotgun sequence includes the following:
- the LOC123039934 gene encoding probable carboxylesterase 5 — MPANKTYPSHKNANGEVDDEFYPLIRKYKDGRIERFMSSFVPASEDPAASRGVATRDVVVDQGTGVSVRLFLPAQAAEAGARLPLVVYVHGGSFCTESAFSRTYHRYATSLAASAGALIVSVEYRLAPEYPVPTSYDDTWAALRWVASLSDPWLAKYADPSRTFLAGDSAGGNIVYHTAVRATHDDSIMDIQGLVMVHPFFWGPERLPAEKVLDGDAMFPPVWVDKLWPFVTAGGAGNDDPRINPPDEEIALLTGRRVLVAVAEKDTLRDRGRQFVCSMRRCGWVDGSLTVVESEGEDHGFHLYAPLRATSKKLMKSIVQFINHRATLPSPAMVIPEGSAETMLGVPSRPFKDIFGYGMRMKRWSGTSFGLKVGRAKASTTSYGLPLKQARTFGDPVSAPTSVRFVMRNCF; from the coding sequence ATGCCTGCAAACAAGACTTACCCCTCCCATAAAAATGCCAACGGTGAGGTGGACGACGAATTCTACCCATTAATCCGCAAGTACAAGGACGGCCGGATCGAGCGGTTCATGAGCTCATTCGTGCCGGCGTCGGAGGACCCGGCGGCCAGCCGTGGTGTGGCGACGAGGGACGTCGTCGTCGACCAGGGCACCGGTGTGTCCGTGCGCCTGTTCCTTCCTGCCCAGGCTGCCGAGGCCGGCGCGAGGCTCCCCCTTGTTGTGTACGTCCATGGTGGTTCCTTCTGCACGGAGAGTGCCTTCTCCCGGACGTACCACCGTTACGCCACTTCCCTCGCCGCCAGCGCAGGGGCGCTCATCGTGTCCGTGGAGTACCGTCTGGCGCCGGAATATCCCGTGCCGACGTCCTACGATGACACATGGGCCGCGCTGCGGTGGGTGGCGTCCTTGTCCGACCCTTGGCTCGCCAAATACGCAGACCCTAGCCGCACGTTCCTCGCCGGCGACAGCGCTGGCGGCAACATCGTGTACCACACGGCCGTGCGCGCCACACATGATGACAGCATCATGGACATCCAGGGGTTGGTCATGGTGCATCCATTCTTCTGGGGGCCCGAGCGTCTCCCGGCGGAGAAGGTCTTGGACGGCGACGCCATGTTCCCACCAGTGTGGGTGGATAAGCTGTGGCCGTTCGTGACGGCGGGCGGGGCTGGCAACGATGATCCTCGGATCAATCCTCCGGACGAGGAGATCGCGTTGCTAACTGGCAGGCGGGTGCTTGTGGCCGTTGCAGAGAAGGACACCCTGCGCGACCGGGGGCGCCAGTTTGTGTGCAGCATGCGCAGGTGTGGGTGGGTTGATGGCAGCCTCACCGTGGTGGAGTCGGAGGGTGAGGACCATGGCTTCCACTTGTACGCCCCCCTACGTGCGACCAGCAAGAAGCTTATGAAGAGCATCGTGCAGTTCATAAACCATCGCGCCACCTTGCCGTCACCGGCCATGGTGATCCCAGAAGGCTCGGCCGAAACTATGCTAGGCGTCCCTAGTAGGCCATTTAAGGACATATTTGGCTACGGGATGCGCATGAAACGTTGGAGTGGCACGAGTTTTGGGCTCAAAGTTGGTCGTGCAAAAGCATCGACGACGAGCTATGGGTTACCTTTGAAGCAAGCTCGCACCTTCGGAGACCCTGTTTCAGCACCAACTTCGGTAAGATTCGTGATGAGGAACTGTTTCTAG